Proteins encoded in a region of the Rutidosis leptorrhynchoides isolate AG116_Rl617_1_P2 chromosome 9, CSIRO_AGI_Rlap_v1, whole genome shotgun sequence genome:
- the LOC139868321 gene encoding receptor-like protein 7 has protein sequence MAPFFNNFDLIHILIFSTYILTILSCTKSLLISHDDECTALLQFKHSILHQDSDFFNSWTKITNNNGSENGSDCCLWKGVVCSNNNAQKHVIDLDLSQSFIQGPISSNSTIFNLVYLQKLNLSMNDFLNSQIPTKIANLKQLRTLDLSNSSFIGQIPGQISSLVHLSWLDMSLNPLKLLSLNDLMQNLTRLQVLHLSGVEINSFVPRFLANFSSLTSIDLNSCQLQNKFPSSIFHLPNLKRLVLKNNVNLTGTFPEFQNNTSLETLDLGTTSFSGIIPEHSITQLNHLNSLDLRSCYFSGPLPISLSNLTQLTYMSLNHNEFTGLIPSFVSLTNLITLDISFNSFDQGSLPDWFGKLSELKSLYKENDKLSSRSLSVGFSDEFGKFQHQMSKTKQKTRKKIHKSVVQTPIAVAMGVLRPSYIDRT, from the coding sequence ATGGCTCCTTTCTTCAATAATTTCGACTTGATCCATATATTAATTTTCAGTACATACATATTAACCATCCTCTCTTGCACTAAATCATTACTAATTAGCCATGATGACGAATGCACCGCTTTACTCCAATTTAAGCATAGCATTCTTCATCAAGATTCCGACTTTTTCAACTCTTGGACGAAGATCACAAACAATAATGGATCCGAAAATGGTTCCGATTGTTGTTTATGGAAAGGTGTTGTATGTAGTAACAATAATGCGCAAAAACATGTAATCGATCTTGACTTGAGCCAAAGCTTCATCCAAGGACCTATCAGCTCAAATAGTACCATCTTCAATCTTGTTTATCTTCAAAAGCTTAACCTCTCCATGAACGATTTTTTAAACTCTCAAATCCCAACTAAGATAGCTAATCTAAAGCAGTTAAGAACCCTTGATCTATCTAATTCAAGCTTCATTGGCCAAATCCCGGGTCAAATTTCATCTTTGGTGCACCTTTCTTGGTTAGATATGTCCTTGAATCCGTTAAAGCTTTTAAGCCTTAACGATCTAATGCAAAACTTAACTAGGCTCCAAGTACTCCACCTCTCGGGGGTCGAAATCAACTCTTTCGTACCCCGTTTCTTGGCTAACTTTTCTTCCTTAACGTCAATCGATTTAAACAGTTGTCAACTTCAAAATAAATTCCCATCATCAATATTTCACTTACCAAACCTAAAACGTCTCGTTTTGAAAAACAATGTAAACCTAACCGGAACCTTTCCTGAATTTCAAAACAATACGTCACTCGAAACTTTGGATTTGGGTACAACAAGTTTTTCCGGAATTATTCCGGAACATtctataacccaactaaaccatctaAACTCCTTGGACCTTCGCAGTTGCTATTTTTCGGGGcctcttccaatttcactctctaaCTTGACACAACTCACTTACATGAGTCTCAATCACAATGAGTTCACAGGACTCATCCCTTCGTTCGTTAGTCTAACGAACCTCATTACTTTGGATATTAGTTTTAACAGTTTTGATCAAGGAAGCCTACCAGATTGGTTTGGAAAGCTTTCGGAGCTTAAATCACTTTATAAAGAAAATGATAAATTGAGTTCAAGAAGTCTTAGTGTTGGTTTTTCGGATGAATTCGGCAAGTTCCAGCATCAAATGAGCAAGACAAAGCAAAAGACGAGAAAAAAAATCCACAAAAGTGTTGTTCAGACACCCATCGCGGTCGCAATGGGTGTGTTGCGGCCGTCATACATCGATAGAACATGA
- the LOC139868322 gene encoding receptor-like protein 7, whose amino-acid sequence MAPFFNNFDLIHILIFSTYILTILSCTKSLLISHDDECTALLQFKHSILHQDSDFFNSWTKITNNNGSENGSDCCLWKGVVCSNNNAQKHVIDLDLSQSFIQGPISSNSTIFNLVYLQKLNLSMNDFLNSQIPTKIANLKQLRTLDLSNSSFIGQIPGQISSLVHLSWLDMSLNPLKLLSLNDLMQNLTRLQVLHLSGVEINSFVPRFLANFSSLTSIDLNSCQLQNKFPSSIFHLPNLKRLVLKNNVNLTGTFPEFQNNTSLETLDLGTTSFSGIIPEHSITQLNHLNSLDLRSCYFSGPLPISLSNLTQLTYMSLNHNEFTGLIPSLVSLTNLITLDISFNSFDQGSLPDWFGKLSELKSLYKENDKLSSRSLSVGFSDEFGKFQHQMSKTKQKTRKKIHKSVVQTPIAVAMGVLRPSYIDRT is encoded by the coding sequence ATGGCTCCTTTCTTCAATAATTTCGACTTGATCCATATATTAATTTTCAGTACATACATATTAACCATCCTCTCTTGCACTAAATCATTACTAATTAGCCATGATGACGAATGCACCGCTTTACTCCAATTTAAGCATAGCATTCTTCATCAAGATTCCGACTTTTTCAACTCTTGGACGAAGATCACAAACAATAATGGATCCGAAAATGGTTCCGATTGTTGTTTATGGAAAGGTGTCGTATGTAGTAACAATAATGCGCAAAAACATGTAATCGATCTTGACTTGAGCCAAAGCTTCATCCAAGGACCTATCAGCTCAAATAGTACCATCTTCAATCTTGTTTATCTTCAAAAGCTTAACCTCTCCATGAATGATTTTTTAAACTCTCAAATCCCAACTAAGATAGCTAATCTAAAGCAGTTAAGAACCCTTGATCTATCTAATTCAAGCTTCATTGGCCAAATCCCGGGTCAAATTTCATCTTTGGTGCACCTTTCTTGGTTAGATATGTCCTTGAATCCGTTAAAGCTTTTAAGCCTTAACGATCTAATGCAAAACTTAACTAGGCTCCAAGTACTCCACCTCTCGGGGGTCGAAATCAACTCTTTCGTACCCCGTTTCTTGGCTAACTTTTCTTCCTTAACGTCAATCGATTTAAACAGTTGTCAACTTCAAAATAAATTCCCATCATCAATATTTCACTTACCAAACCTAAAACGTCTCGTTTTGAAAAACAATGTAAACCTAACCGGAACCTTTCCTGAATTTCAAAACAATACGTCACTCGAAACTTTGGATTTGGGTACAACAAGTTTTTCCGGAATTATTCCGGAACATtctataacccaactaaaccatctaAACTCCTTGGACCTTCGCAGTTGCTATTTTTCGGGGcctcttccaatttcactctctaaCTTGACACAACTCACTTACATGAGTCTCAATCACAATGAGTTCACAGGACTCATCCCTTCGTTAGTTAGTCTAACGAACCTCATTACTTTGGATATTAGTTTTAACAGTTTTGATCAAGGAAGCCTACCAGATTGGTTTGGAAAGCTTTCGGAGCTTAAATCACTTTATAAAGAAAATGATAAATTGAGTTCAAGAAGTCTTAGTGTTGGTTTTTCGGATGAATTCGGCAAGTTCCAGCATCAAATGAGCAAGACAAAGCAAAAGACGAGAAAAAAAATCCACAAAAGTGTTGTTCAGACACCCATCGCGGTCGCAATGGGTGTGTTGCGGCCGTCATACATCGATAGAACATGA